The following proteins come from a genomic window of Flavobacteriaceae bacterium MAR_2010_188:
- a CDS encoding 4'-phosphopantetheinyl transferase EntD (siderophore biosynthesis), with translation MPLYKTLKPNSQTLVKIWKIEESFSTLNKDLELLPDTLKRVSGMKSELHQRGFLSVRHLLNEFGYQDTDLFYDENGKPHLKDGKYISITHSYIFSAVAVSDSPIGIDIEKQREKIAVIANKFCDYEKNFLNDDGSEYIRQLTLIWCVKESLYKLFAQPGLSFREHTLMIPCMLDDHFTNAWITFENHKQRYDIHFLEFEGFTCVYATP, from the coding sequence ATGCCTCTTTATAAAACTCTTAAGCCCAACTCCCAAACTCTTGTTAAAATCTGGAAAATAGAAGAGTCCTTTTCAACCTTGAACAAGGATTTAGAGTTGCTGCCAGATACTTTAAAAAGGGTGAGCGGGATGAAGAGCGAACTGCACCAACGTGGATTTTTAAGCGTAAGGCATTTGTTAAATGAATTTGGATACCAAGACACGGACTTATTTTACGATGAAAACGGAAAGCCCCATTTAAAGGACGGTAAATATATATCCATAACCCATTCCTATATATTTTCAGCGGTCGCGGTAAGCGATTCTCCGATTGGGATTGATATTGAAAAACAGAGAGAGAAAATCGCCGTTATCGCAAATAAATTCTGTGATTATGAAAAGAACTTTTTGAACGATGATGGATCAGAATACATAAGACAGTTGACGTTGATTTGGTGCGTAAAAGAGTCCTTGTATAAACTATTTGCACAACCTGGTTTGAGTTTTAGGGAACATACCTTAATGATTCCTTGTATGTTAGATGACCACTTTACAAATGCTTGGATTACTTTTGAAAATCATAAACAGCGATACGACATCCATTTTTTAGAATTTGAAGGTTTTACCTGCGTCTATGCTACACCTTAA
- a CDS encoding putative glycerol-1-phosphate prenyltransferase (manually curated), protein MKTYDHILDLLKSGRKMLAVLIDPDKIFLPDLGLVIEKINESSATHIFVGGSSVPYQQTDLVIENIKGLTNLPVVIFPGDINQISEKADALLFLNLISGRNPDYLISKHVTAASYLKKITLEVIPTSYLLIGSNNFSAVEHVTKTQPMPMNNIEAIVDTAYAGQLLGHKLVYLEAGSGASDYVTSEIIREVKSVLNIPLIVGGGIRTFTSIEESYMAGADMVVIGTAFEKNPNFFNSHFKQESKRNDFS, encoded by the coding sequence TTGAAGACTTACGACCACATACTAGATTTGCTAAAATCTGGAAGAAAAATGCTTGCGGTCCTCATTGACCCAGACAAGATTTTTTTGCCAGACTTAGGTCTCGTAATCGAAAAAATAAATGAGTCTAGTGCTACCCATATATTTGTAGGCGGTAGTTCTGTGCCATATCAACAAACGGATTTAGTAATCGAAAACATTAAAGGACTTACCAATCTGCCAGTTGTTATTTTTCCTGGCGACATCAACCAGATTTCGGAAAAGGCTGATGCCTTATTATTCTTGAATCTAATCTCTGGCAGAAATCCAGATTATCTTATCAGTAAGCACGTTACGGCAGCTTCATATTTAAAAAAGATTACATTGGAAGTTATCCCAACTTCTTACTTATTGATCGGGTCTAATAATTTTTCCGCAGTAGAACATGTCACCAAGACCCAGCCGATGCCGATGAATAATATTGAAGCTATTGTTGATACTGCCTATGCAGGACAACTTCTGGGACATAAATTGGTTTATTTGGAAGCGGGCAGTGGAGCTTCAGATTATGTGACTTCAGAAATTATTAGAGAAGTAAAATCGGTTTTAAATATTCCTTTGATTGTTGGCGGTGGGATTAGAACATTTACATCGATAGAAGAATCATATATGGCAGGAGCGGATATGGTTGTAATTGGGACGGCCTTCGAAAAAAACCCAAATTTCTTCAATAGCCATTTTAAACAAGAATCAAAACGAAACGATTTCAGCTAG
- a CDS encoding Thiamine-binding protein — protein sequence MKISIELTLMPLQEDYEGPIKKFIKILRNSGFKVLENPLSTQIYGEYDKLMPYITEHIKLSFVDIEACVLNMKIVKTDRSDYEPDF from the coding sequence ATGAAAATTTCTATAGAACTTACATTAATGCCATTACAAGAAGACTATGAAGGACCTATCAAGAAATTTATTAAAATTCTCCGAAATTCTGGTTTTAAGGTTTTAGAGAATCCGTTGAGCACCCAGATTTATGGTGAATACGATAAATTAATGCCCTATATAACTGAACATATCAAACTTTCTTTCGTCGATATTGAAGCCTGTGTTCTTAATATGAAAATCGTTAAGACCGATAGAAGCGATTATGAACCAGATTTTTGA
- a CDS encoding nicotinamide mononucleotide transporter — protein sequence MNQIFDFFLDAYSKTETYLIVLEAIAFVFGILSVYFAQKVNIWVYPTGLVATIITVYLLYKAEYLGDMMMNFYYSVMSIYGWYNWARRKGDQPVVPISRTSQKEKLVGIGLFILTALITYIVYRIYDYQMEIPNYIDVVTSGIFFTAMWYMAIKKLENWTLWIIGDIITVPLYTYRGLGMLSLQYLIFTFLAIQGYIQWKKSLRSSLQTV from the coding sequence ATGAACCAGATTTTTGATTTCTTTCTAGACGCTTATTCGAAGACCGAAACTTACTTAATTGTTCTTGAAGCAATCGCCTTTGTTTTTGGGATCCTGAGCGTTTATTTTGCTCAAAAAGTCAACATTTGGGTCTATCCAACTGGTTTGGTCGCGACAATTATCACGGTTTATTTGTTATATAAGGCTGAGTATTTAGGCGACATGATGATGAACTTCTATTATTCTGTCATGAGCATTTACGGCTGGTACAATTGGGCTAGGAGAAAAGGTGACCAACCGGTTGTTCCGATTTCTCGAACAAGTCAAAAAGAAAAATTGGTAGGTATCGGTTTATTTATATTAACCGCATTGATTACCTACATTGTCTACAGAATCTACGATTATCAAATGGAGATTCCCAACTATATCGATGTGGTAACTTCTGGTATATTCTTTACCGCAATGTGGTATATGGCAATCAAGAAGTTAGAGAATTGGACGCTTTGGATCATAGGTGATATTATAACCGTTCCACTTTACACATATAGAGGACTTGGGATGTTGTCATTACAATATCTTATCTTTACCTTCTTGGCAATACAAGGTTATATTCAATGGAAGAAAAGCTTGCGCAGCAGCCTTCAAACTGTATAA
- a CDS encoding nicotinamide-nucleotide adenylyltransferase, NadR type produces MEEKLAQQPSNCIKVVLFGPESTGKTTLSEKLARHYNSVWVPEYAREYLQDKWNNERKTCEAEDLLPIAIGQMKLENGLAKKTDSVLICDTDLLETKVYSEAYYVGSCNPIIDKWALLNTYEMYFLTYIDTPWQADDLRDKPNERLEMFQAFEQTLIKYNLPYTILKGVVNERMEKATTIINRLLKEK; encoded by the coding sequence ATGGAAGAAAAGCTTGCGCAGCAGCCTTCAAACTGTATAAAAGTAGTATTATTTGGGCCTGAATCTACCGGTAAGACAACACTTTCCGAGAAGTTGGCTAGACATTACAATTCCGTTTGGGTGCCAGAATATGCCAGAGAATATCTTCAAGATAAATGGAACAACGAGAGAAAAACTTGTGAAGCAGAAGATTTATTGCCAATTGCCATCGGACAGATGAAACTCGAAAATGGGTTGGCTAAAAAGACCGATTCTGTATTAATTTGCGATACCGATTTGCTAGAAACCAAGGTTTATTCTGAAGCATATTACGTAGGTAGCTGTAATCCTATTATAGATAAATGGGCTTTGTTGAATACCTATGAAATGTATTTTTTGACATACATTGATACACCTTGGCAGGCAGATGATTTGAGGGATAAGCCCAATGAACGCTTAGAAATGTTTCAAGCTTTTGAGCAGACCCTTATAAAGTATAACCTACCTTATACTATTTTAAAGGGCGTGGTAAATGAACGGATGGAAAAGGCTACCACAATTATTAACAGATTACTCAAAGAAAAATGA
- a CDS encoding ribosome-associated protein, giving the protein MNQDLLLKELAFKAIRSSGSGGQHVNKTSSKVEVQFIVSQSEALDEEEKAKLINELSSKLTNDYRLILQCGETRSQHKNKEIVIQRLINILDGALADEKQRIKTRVPIKARKMRLKNKRIRSEKKENRRPPKI; this is encoded by the coding sequence GTGAATCAGGATTTACTTTTAAAAGAACTTGCGTTTAAGGCAATCCGGAGTTCCGGAAGCGGCGGACAGCACGTTAATAAAACATCTTCTAAAGTAGAGGTGCAGTTTATTGTATCGCAATCTGAAGCTTTGGACGAAGAAGAAAAGGCAAAACTTATAAATGAGCTCTCCTCAAAATTGACCAATGATTATAGGTTGATTTTGCAATGCGGTGAAACCCGGAGTCAACACAAAAACAAGGAAATTGTAATCCAACGGCTGATTAATATTTTAGACGGAGCCTTGGCGGATGAAAAGCAGAGGATAAAAACTCGAGTGCCCATAAAAGCAAGAAAAATGAGGCTTAAGAATAAAAGGATTCGTTCGGAAAAGAAAGAAAATCGGCGCCCGCCTAAGATTTAA
- a CDS encoding iron complex outermembrane recepter protein, translating to MKIYAVLWLRKQLSFVRSFTVFVALFSGTMYSQKTEQDSTKVEVLDEVLVKAVRVEPTSPITHSNLTKKEINKRNLGQDIPVLMNYLPSVVTATDAGAGIGYTYIRVRGINAQSTNVTINGIPYNDSESMGTFWVNLGDFASSVESLQLQRGVGTSSNGAGAFGASINVLTDAVSSEANAEISNSIGSFNARKHTVKFSTGLLNDHFELAGRVSQIQSDGYIDRASANLKSYYFQASYIDENTLIKAITFAGKEVTYQSWYGLEDSDLLQNNRTFNVAGLYYDEDGNMQFHNNEVDDYAQDHYQLHWNQRYNNNWSTNIGLNYTFGRGFFEQYKEDEDFSDYNLQPIEIGGEAIETTDLIRRRWLNNDFYVANFNANYKDESINLTLGTSYSTYDGDHYGEIIWARYASSSEIGDRYYKGNGKKKDFNIFTKATYRLNDKFSLYGDLQLRLVDYITSGLTSDRIPFNVNENYSFFNPKAGLTYLLNDNNNLYFSYARANREPNRDDFENNETVKPEQLNDFELGWRHNDSRFELNANLYYMLYNEQLVLTGNLDNVGNPIRTNSGESYRMGIELEAGLRLSDKFSVRPNLTLSSNKNKETVVSRDGEIVNLGKTNISYSPEIVAANALIFQPKENFQISLLSKYVGEQYLGNTDSAFSKLDSYFVNDLNVTYEWETNSFIKSVVFSGLVNNICNVEYISNGYYYTYDDDFSVPDTITTVEGAGYYPQAKLNFLAGVTLKF from the coding sequence ATGAAAATTTATGCTGTTTTATGGCTGCGCAAGCAGTTATCTTTTGTAAGGTCTTTTACCGTTTTTGTAGCGCTGTTTTCCGGCACCATGTACTCCCAAAAAACCGAGCAAGATTCTACTAAAGTTGAGGTTTTAGACGAGGTTCTCGTAAAAGCGGTTCGGGTCGAACCTACTTCTCCCATAACCCATTCTAATCTTACCAAAAAAGAAATCAACAAACGAAATCTTGGTCAGGATATTCCGGTTTTAATGAATTATTTACCTTCGGTGGTTACTGCTACCGATGCCGGAGCTGGTATTGGTTACACTTACATCCGTGTGCGCGGTATAAATGCTCAGTCCACTAACGTTACCATTAATGGAATTCCTTATAACGACTCCGAGTCTATGGGCACATTTTGGGTAAATCTTGGGGATTTTGCATCTTCTGTAGAAAGCTTGCAATTGCAACGTGGCGTTGGTACTTCCTCTAACGGAGCGGGTGCTTTTGGTGCGAGTATTAACGTTTTGACCGATGCCGTTTCAAGCGAAGCAAATGCCGAAATTTCTAATTCCATTGGAAGTTTTAATGCAAGAAAACATACCGTTAAATTCAGCACCGGTTTATTAAACGACCATTTTGAGTTGGCAGGAAGGGTTTCTCAGATTCAATCTGATGGTTATATAGATAGAGCTTCGGCCAATTTAAAATCCTATTATTTCCAAGCGTCATATATAGATGAAAACACTTTGATCAAAGCCATAACCTTTGCCGGCAAAGAAGTGACCTACCAGTCTTGGTATGGTCTAGAAGATTCAGATTTGTTGCAGAATAATAGAACCTTCAATGTTGCAGGATTATATTATGATGAAGATGGAAACATGCAATTTCATAATAATGAAGTAGATGATTATGCCCAAGATCATTATCAACTTCATTGGAACCAACGTTACAATAATAACTGGTCTACCAATATTGGTTTAAACTATACTTTTGGAAGAGGTTTTTTTGAACAGTATAAAGAAGATGAAGACTTCTCCGATTATAACCTACAGCCGATTGAAATTGGCGGAGAAGCCATTGAAACCACAGATTTAATTAGACGCAGGTGGCTTAACAATGATTTTTACGTTGCAAACTTTAATGCGAATTATAAAGATGAATCTATCAATCTTACTCTCGGAACATCTTACAGCACTTATGATGGCGATCATTATGGCGAAATAATCTGGGCGAGATACGCCAGCTCATCAGAGATTGGGGATCGATATTATAAAGGTAATGGCAAGAAGAAAGATTTCAACATTTTCACTAAAGCAACCTACAGACTTAATGATAAATTCTCTTTGTACGGGGACCTCCAATTAAGATTGGTTGATTATATAACATCTGGCCTGACATCAGATAGAATCCCATTTAATGTAAATGAAAACTATAGTTTCTTTAATCCGAAGGCAGGGCTGACTTATCTTTTAAATGATAACAATAATCTTTACTTCTCTTATGCCCGCGCAAACCGAGAACCGAATCGAGATGACTTTGAAAATAACGAAACCGTTAAACCTGAGCAGTTAAATGATTTTGAACTAGGCTGGAGGCACAATGATTCAAGGTTTGAACTCAACGCCAATCTTTATTATATGCTTTATAATGAACAGTTGGTACTCACAGGGAATTTGGATAATGTTGGTAATCCTATTAGGACAAATAGCGGCGAAAGTTATAGGATGGGGATTGAGCTAGAAGCGGGATTAAGACTTTCGGATAAATTTTCAGTCCGTCCTAATTTAACCTTAAGCTCTAATAAGAATAAAGAAACCGTAGTTTCAAGGGATGGAGAGATTGTTAATCTAGGCAAGACCAATATTTCTTATTCGCCCGAAATTGTTGCGGCCAATGCACTGATTTTTCAGCCTAAAGAAAATTTTCAGATTTCATTATTGAGCAAGTACGTAGGCGAACAATATCTAGGAAATACAGATTCTGCCTTCTCAAAATTAGATAGTTATTTTGTAAACGATTTAAATGTTACCTACGAATGGGAAACTAATTCATTTATTAAATCGGTGGTATTCTCAGGTTTGGTTAATAATATCTGTAATGTTGAATATATTTCCAACGGATATTATTACACTTATGATGACGATTTCTCAGTTCCAGATACGATTACAACCGTTGAAGGAGCAGGATATTATCCCCAAGCTAAACTTAATTTTTTGGCTGGAGTTACGTTGAAGTTTTAA
- a CDS encoding Ferredoxin subunit of nitrite reductase or a ring-hydroxylating dioxygenase, protein MRNLVFAFVAILLISCSNDDRPKNCNFLLNVGVSATVNMNLPEYSQLQFTSNSVFVANHGNQGIIVTNVGSGFRAWDASDPNHTPSSCSRLTIEGAEAQCNCQDANKYSLFTGQKLGESLPCGLKEYRVTMNGNNTLTVSN, encoded by the coding sequence ATGAGAAATCTTGTTTTTGCTTTTGTTGCAATCCTTTTAATATCCTGCAGCAACGATGACCGTCCAAAAAATTGTAACTTCTTATTGAACGTCGGGGTTAGTGCGACGGTCAATATGAATTTACCCGAATATAGCCAGCTTCAATTTACCAGCAATTCTGTCTTTGTAGCAAATCATGGCAATCAGGGAATCATTGTCACCAATGTAGGTTCTGGATTTCGCGCTTGGGACGCCTCTGACCCAAACCATACTCCTAGCAGCTGCTCGCGCTTAACTATTGAAGGCGCTGAAGCTCAATGTAATTGTCAAGACGCCAACAAATACAGCCTTTTTACAGGACAAAAGTTAGGCGAATCACTTCCATGTGGACTTAAAGAATATCGAGTAACAATGAATGGGAATAATACTTTAACCGTTTCAAATTAA
- a CDS encoding transcription elongation factor GreA translates to MSNVSYYTAEGLKKLRDELNKLKDVERPKASNAIGEARDKGDLSENAEYDAAKEAQGMLEMKISKLEEQLANARLIDESQLDNSKVLVLSTVKLKNQTNGTEMTYTLVADGEADLKSGKLSVNSPIGKGLLGKKVGDTADIQVPNGVMKFDILEITR, encoded by the coding sequence ATGAGCAATGTATCTTATTACACCGCAGAAGGTTTAAAGAAATTACGGGACGAATTAAATAAGCTTAAGGACGTTGAACGGCCTAAAGCGTCTAACGCTATCGGCGAAGCTAGGGATAAAGGAGATTTGAGTGAAAATGCCGAATACGATGCTGCAAAAGAAGCGCAAGGAATGTTAGAAATGAAAATTTCTAAGTTAGAAGAACAATTGGCAAACGCACGTTTAATAGATGAGTCTCAATTAGATAATTCTAAAGTTTTGGTTCTATCTACCGTTAAATTGAAGAATCAAACCAATGGTACCGAAATGACTTATACTTTGGTTGCGGATGGTGAAGCTGACCTTAAATCGGGCAAGCTTTCAGTAAACTCCCCGATCGGTAAAGGATTATTAGGTAAAAAGGTTGGGGATACGGCCGATATCCAAGTGCCTAATGGTGTGATGAAATTCGATATTCTAGAAATTACGAGATAA
- a CDS encoding histidine triad (HIT) family protein, whose amino-acid sequence MSTIFTKIISGEIPSYKVHETDDFLAFLDINPNAKGHTLCIPKKEVNKIFDLDKNTYMELMDFSRTVAIALEKSVDCKRIGMSVIGLEVPHVHVHLIPLRTMDDARFTSKESFSEAEMKEIASKIKGNIQ is encoded by the coding sequence ATGTCTACTATTTTTACCAAGATAATTTCAGGAGAAATACCTTCTTATAAAGTTCATGAAACGGACGACTTTTTGGCTTTCTTGGATATTAATCCCAACGCGAAAGGGCACACCTTGTGTATTCCGAAGAAAGAAGTTAACAAGATTTTTGATCTTGATAAGAATACCTATATGGAATTGATGGACTTTTCAAGAACGGTTGCAATAGCCCTTGAAAAATCTGTGGATTGTAAAAGGATAGGAATGTCTGTCATTGGTTTAGAAGTTCCTCACGTTCATGTTCATCTTATTCCGCTTAGGACCATGGACGATGCTCGATTTACTTCAAAAGAATCTTTCAGTGAAGCTGAAATGAAAGAAATAGCTTCAAAAATAAAAGGCAATATTCAGTGA
- a CDS encoding NADH-FMN oxidoreductase RutF, flavin reductase (DIM6/NTAB) family — protein sequence MVTFVKLETQQMISLDPQELSTSKLHSYLLSSVAPRPIAFASTMDESGKPNLSPFSYFNVFSSNPPILVFSPARRVRDNTTKHTLNNVEATKEVVINVVNYEIVQQMSLSSTEYDADTNEFLKSGLTMMDSDIVKPFRVAESPVHFECKVNDIIYLGKEGGAGNLVICEVVKLHISKDVLDSEEHIVQEKLDLVARAGGNYYNRAKKGFFEIPKPLHTLGIGVDAMPDVVRNSMVLTGNDLGMLGNVESLPSEEDIRKFVSSVSERYPTINTMAQRDKHKIARNYLSYGDVQSAWKLLLS from the coding sequence ATGGTTACATTTGTGAAACTTGAAACTCAGCAGATGATTTCCTTAGACCCTCAAGAACTTTCAACATCCAAATTACATTCATATTTACTGAGTTCTGTAGCTCCTAGGCCCATTGCATTCGCAAGTACCATGGACGAGTCTGGAAAGCCAAATCTGTCGCCTTTTAGTTATTTTAATGTGTTTAGTTCTAACCCTCCGATTTTGGTTTTTTCACCTGCGAGACGGGTCAGGGACAATACGACAAAGCATACCTTAAATAACGTTGAAGCCACCAAGGAAGTGGTCATCAATGTGGTTAACTACGAAATTGTACAACAAATGTCGTTGTCTAGCACGGAATATGATGCAGATACCAACGAGTTTCTAAAATCGGGGCTGACTATGATGGATTCGGATATCGTAAAGCCTTTTCGGGTTGCCGAAAGTCCGGTGCATTTTGAGTGTAAGGTAAATGATATTATTTATTTAGGAAAAGAAGGTGGTGCAGGCAATCTGGTAATTTGTGAGGTTGTAAAGCTTCATATTTCTAAGGATGTTCTAGACAGTGAAGAGCATATTGTCCAAGAAAAGTTAGACCTTGTGGCAAGGGCTGGCGGCAACTATTATAATCGCGCTAAAAAAGGATTTTTCGAAATTCCAAAGCCGTTGCACACCCTAGGTATTGGCGTAGATGCCATGCCAGATGTAGTAAGGAATAGTATGGTCTTAACTGGTAACGATTTAGGCATGCTTGGAAATGTAGAAAGTTTACCTTCGGAAGAAGATATACGGAAATTCGTGAGCAGTGTTAGCGAAAGATATCCGACCATAAATACTATGGCGCAAAGAGATAAACACAAGATCGCCCGTAATTATTTGAGCTACGGCGACGTGCAAAGCGCTTGGAAGTTATTATTGAGTTAG
- a CDS encoding leucyl/phenylalanyl-tRNA--protein transferase, with protein MRWLTKELEFPKLETSTEEGIIALGGDLSVERLLLAYKKGIFPWFSEDSPIIWWSPDPRFVLFPEKLKVSKSMKRFLNNSNLTITYNHDFESVIENCSEIYRPGQGGTWISDEMKQSYIQLHKMGYAKSVEAYLDNELVAGLYGIDLNNGMFCGESMFTNVSNASKAAFITFIQNTNYKLIDCQVYTPHLESLGAEEIPRDEFLNCLEA; from the coding sequence ATGAGATGGCTAACTAAAGAATTGGAATTCCCAAAACTTGAAACTTCTACCGAAGAAGGCATTATTGCATTAGGTGGTGATCTTTCGGTAGAACGTTTATTGTTAGCTTATAAAAAAGGAATCTTTCCATGGTTTTCTGAAGACAGCCCTATTATCTGGTGGTCACCAGACCCAAGATTCGTATTATTTCCAGAGAAATTAAAAGTCTCAAAAAGCATGAAACGTTTTTTGAACAATTCTAACCTCACGATTACCTATAACCACGATTTTGAATCCGTAATAGAAAATTGTTCAGAAATTTACAGACCTGGACAAGGAGGAACGTGGATTTCTGATGAAATGAAACAATCGTATATCCAATTGCACAAGATGGGTTATGCAAAATCGGTTGAAGCATATTTAGATAATGAGCTTGTAGCCGGCCTTTATGGAATCGACTTAAATAATGGTATGTTCTGTGGCGAGAGTATGTTTACAAATGTTAGTAACGCGAGCAAGGCTGCTTTTATCACCTTTATCCAAAACACCAACTATAAACTTATTGATTGCCAAGTTTATACGCCTCATTTAGAAAGTCTTGGCGCGGAAGAAATTCCTAGAGATGAGTTTTTAAATTGTCTAGAAGCTTGA
- a CDS encoding DNA-3-methyladenine glycosylase I, which produces MEENDKHRCGWCKGDELYETYHDQEWGVPVYEDDKIFEFLILETFQAGLSWITILRKRENFREAFDNFDYKKIADYDEEKYEELIQNAGIIRNKLKIRSTISNAQNFMKVQKEFGSFSKYIWDFVGGSPITNSVEHYKTAAATTEISDALSKDLKKRGFKFVGSTVIYAHMQATGMVNDHEIKCFRYNEV; this is translated from the coding sequence GTGGAAGAAAACGATAAGCATCGCTGCGGTTGGTGCAAGGGCGATGAGCTATATGAAACTTACCACGACCAAGAATGGGGCGTACCTGTATATGAGGATGATAAAATCTTCGAATTCCTAATTCTAGAAACGTTTCAAGCGGGTCTAAGCTGGATTACCATTCTTCGTAAACGTGAAAATTTTAGGGAAGCATTCGACAATTTTGATTATAAAAAGATTGCGGATTACGATGAGGAAAAGTACGAAGAACTCATACAAAATGCTGGAATTATCAGGAACAAACTCAAAATACGTTCAACCATAAGTAACGCCCAAAATTTTATGAAAGTTCAAAAAGAGTTTGGCTCTTTCAGCAAATATATTTGGGATTTTGTTGGCGGCAGTCCAATTACTAATTCAGTTGAACATTACAAAACTGCTGCAGCTACAACAGAAATAAGTGATGCGCTCAGTAAGGATTTAAAAAAGCGCGGTTTTAAATTTGTCGGATCTACGGTTATTTATGCTCATATGCAAGCAACAGGAATGGTGAATGACCATGAGATTAAGTGTTTCCGTTATAATGAAGTTTAA
- a CDS encoding tRNA pseudouridine synthase B has translation MQTAQDFLDGQVLLIDKPLNWTSFQVVNKLRWEIRSKFKIKKIKVGHAGTLDPLATGLLIICTGKMTKQINDFQAQEKEYTGTITLGSTTPSFDLETEIDNTLPTDHITEESIREATNQFIGEIEQVPPIFSAIKQDGKRLYELARAGETTEIKTRIVTISEFEITQVEGLLVHFRVKCSKGTYIRSLANDFGKALNSGAHLSNLRRTKIGDFDVKNAFSIESFISKITSN, from the coding sequence ATGCAGACTGCTCAAGATTTTTTGGACGGACAAGTTTTGCTTATTGACAAACCTCTCAATTGGACTTCCTTTCAAGTGGTTAATAAATTGCGCTGGGAAATACGGAGCAAATTCAAAATTAAGAAAATAAAAGTCGGCCATGCTGGGACATTAGATCCTTTAGCCACTGGTCTCTTGATTATTTGTACGGGCAAAATGACCAAACAGATCAATGATTTTCAAGCTCAGGAAAAGGAATATACTGGCACTATTACACTGGGCTCCACCACTCCTTCATTTGATCTCGAAACTGAAATTGATAATACCCTCCCGACCGACCATATTACTGAGGAATCAATCAGGGAAGCTACAAATCAATTTATTGGTGAAATTGAACAAGTTCCGCCCATATTTTCTGCTATAAAACAGGATGGAAAAAGGCTTTATGAATTAGCTCGTGCTGGTGAAACTACGGAGATAAAAACCCGAATTGTCACTATTTCAGAATTTGAAATTACCCAAGTTGAAGGCTTGCTTGTGCATTTCCGAGTAAAATGTAGCAAAGGGACTTACATTAGGTCTTTGGCAAATGACTTTGGAAAAGCTCTAAATAGCGGCGCTCATCTTTCAAATTTAAGGCGAACTAAAATTGGCGATTTCGATGTGAAGAATGCTTTTTCTATCGAAAGTTTTATATCAAAGATTACTTCAAATTAA